CGGCTGGCGGCGGATTGACGCCGGGCGACGCCGCGATTCCCGCTCGCAGCGATTTCACTTCCGACTCGAGCTCGGCGATGCGCTTGTTGTTGGACGATGGCGATGACGATTCGCCCTCCGCGTCGGCATTGCCCTGCTTGATCGTGAGGACTTGATCGTTCAACCGATGAATCTGTTGCTGCAGCGAATCGATCTGCTGGCGATCGGCGGCGATCATGCCGCGCAGCGTGAACTCATTTTGATTGAGCTGCTGTATGTCGTTTTGCGAGCTGCAGCCAAGGATCGTGAACGCGGCGACAACCGCGCCAGCGCGCGCTGACCAATTGAAGATACTCACAACCGAGGACCTTACTGGTTCACTACGAAATGGTCGCGGCGATTTTGCGCCCAGCAACTTTCGTCGTGTTCGGTGCAAAGTGGAAGCTCCTTGCCGTAGCTGATGGTTGAAATTCGGCTGCCCGGGATACCCAGGGTTACCAGGTAATCCTTGGCTGCCTGCGCGCGCTTGGCGCCGAGAGCGATATTGTATTCCTCAGACCCGCGATCGTCGCAATGTCCCTCGACCTGCACGCGGCTCGATGAATTTTTCTGCAGCCAGCTCGCATTGCCTTTCAGGATCGAGCCGTCCTGCGGTTCGATCGTGTATTCGTTGTAGCCGAAATGGATGTCAGTCAGCGGCCCGCTTTGTCCCTGGCCGAGCGACCCCTGCTGCATCTGCTCGAGCGAGCTCTTGCCGCTGCCAGTT
The Candidatus Binatus sp. genome window above contains:
- the pal gene encoding peptidoglycan-associated lipoprotein Pal, with amino-acid sequence MSSSSNLAGAIALISLGVVLALAGCSSKKTQGVGDLSSANPAGMGETGSGKSSLEQMQQGSLGQGQSGPLTDIHFGYNEYTIEPQDGSILKGNASWLQKNSSSRVQVEGHCDDRGSEEYNIALGAKRAQAAKDYLVTLGIPGSRISTISYGKELPLCTEHDESCWAQNRRDHFVVNQ